The region CCACAGGAAAATATAAGTGTGACCAACGATGAGGAAGCTTATCAGGAGCATAAGCATTTTATGAATAATCGGAAGGAAATCGAATTAAAGATGTATGAGAATGCTTCTCCTGAAAACATGGAGTTTGTGGATATGCAACTGGAAAACTTAAAAACAGTAGTCCGCAAGCCTTCAGGAATCAAAATTGATAAGTATTTGGAGAAATACAAGGAACTACCTTATCTTTATGACTACGGTGATGGTTGGCAATTTATTATTACACTGGAGAAAATTTTAGAAGATTACAAGTATGGGTATCCAATTCTGATCGATGGAGCGGAAACTGCACCTCCAGAAGATGTTGGTGGAATTCCTGGATATGAGGATTTTATTGAAGCTTATCGAAATGAAACCCATCCGGACCATAAGGATATGAAAGAATGGGCTAATGAACAGTTTTTCCGAGAATATGATCCGGAGTTTATCAATTACATGCTTAAGTCTATTAAATATAAGAAAAGTAAATAAACGATTGGTTTCCTGTCTTGCCGGTTTGGGTGAGACAGGGGATCCTTCTTCTTGGCTCACTTAATGTGTTTTCCTTCTCCCCATTTATAATATTTAAATAAGCCACTGAAACTAATTAGTGGCTTTTTGTGTCAATGGAGCCGGGGTAAAATTTCTAATTCAAGTCCACTTTTACCAAAAGCTAGGTTACATGCAATAGCTTTGTTTTGATAAACGTATACAACAGTGAAAGAAAAATACCAATCATTAATCCAACAAAAATATCAATCATTAATGTAGCGAGAAACGTTGAAAGCATAATGATCGCCAAGAAAGGCGCGTGTTTCAGATAATAACGCATATCCTTAACATTAATCAGGTTGGTGACTGCAACAATAATGACGGCAGCGAGTGTTGCTTTTGGTAAAAAATAAAATAGAGGAGTTAAATAAAGCAGTGTGATCAAGACAAATGCTGCCGCAACAAATAAAGAAAAATTGCTTTTAGCCCCTGATTGATGATTAACCGCTGTTCGCGAAATCGCTCCTGCCACTGGAATGGCACCAACAATGGAACTGGTTAGATTAGCTAGTCCCAACCCCAGCAATTCCTGATTCGGGTTCAGTTGTTCATTTTTCTTTGCAGCCAGTGTTTTGGCAACCGAATAGGATTCAGCGAACGAAATAAAACCAATCATGAAAGCAATTGGAAGTAATGATAAGAATGTATCAAATGTTGGAAGTTGCAAAGAAATACTTGGTAACCCCCGTGGGATGCCTCCAATGATTTGGACTCCTCTTTGCTCTAAATGGAAAAAATAGACGATAATGATTGATGCTACGATAACGATTAGTGGCCCTAGTGATGTATGAAATTTGGTTTTTAAAATGATCAGTAACCATAGACTGCTAAATCCAAGAATCACTGTGAAAATATTTACTTGGTGCAGGTGATAAGTGATTTCAAGAAGGTAATCGGCAATATTTTGAAATGATGCCAAGCTGACCCCCATAATTGCCGGAATTTGGGTTATCGCAATAATAACAGCGGCGGCTGACGTAAATCCACTGATTACAGCGGGTGAAATATAATCAAAAAAGGAACCAAACTTAATGAGACTCAACATCAGTTGCACCACGCCAACGATTAAGGTCAACAGAATGATTAGGGTGAAAAAATGTGACGAATGGGGCTTTACAAGTGCCGCAATACCTGTAAAGGCTAACAGGGATGCAATTGAGACCGGACCTACACTTAAATATCTTGAGTTACCAAATAAGGCATAAATTAAGACAGGGAAAATAGCAGCGAATAAACCAAAAACTACTGGCACACCGGCGATGACAGCATAGGCCATACTTTGCGGAATTAATAAAAAGGCAACCACCATCCCAGCGGTAAGATCATTTGGTAAATAGGAAAGATGATAATGGACAAGTTGTTTTAGTCCGGGCATTATTTTAAAAATCATGGGAAAAGCCTCCGAATAGTACAGGTATACTTGTACATTATTCTATTTATTAATAAATTATGACGCCGGCGAACAAAGACTTCACTGGTGATATCATCTACGGCATGTACTCCACAGTTTCTATTTGAATACTACCCAATGATTGCACATTACCCTTAAAAACGATAAAATATAAAAATAATCTGTTGTATCGGAGGTAGGATTGATGGGAGAAAAGATCAATGTAGGAATTGTAGGTTACGGTAATTTGGGAAAAGGTGCAGAAATGGCAATTGGACAACAGCCAGACATGGAGCTTGTCGCTATTTTTACCCGAAGAGACCCACAAACATTAAAAGTGAATGATCCAAACGTAAAGGTTTTACATATTGACGACGCGAAGGAATACCAGGAGCAAATTGATGTCATGATTTTGTGTGGCGGTTCCGCTACGGATTTACCTGAACAGGTTCCTGCTTTTGCAAAGATGTTTAATACGGTAGATAGTTTTGATACACATGCTAAAATTCCGGAATACTTTGCATCGGTGGATAAAGTTGCACAGGCAAGCGGAACAACCAGTATCATTTCGGTTGGCTGGGATCCAGGATTGTTTTCCATTAATCGCGTGATGTCTGAAGCAGTGTTGGCGCAGGGTAAAACATACACATTTTGGGGTAAAGGCTTGAGCCAGGGACATTCCGATGCAGTAAGAAGGATTGATGGCGTGAAGAATGGTGTACAATATACCATACCTTCAGAAAAAGTAATGGAACAAGTCAGAAATGGGGAAAATCCGGAGGCATCCAATAGCGATCGTCACACAAGGACATGCTATATTGTCCCAGAGGAAGGGGCAGATACAGCACGAATTGAGCAGGAAATTAAAACAATGCCGAACTATTTTGACGAATATGAGACAACCGTACACTTTATTACCGAGGAAGAATTGAAGCGGGATCATTCTGCCATGCCTCATGGTGGTTTTGTCATCCGGAGTGGACAAACCGGTGACGGCAACAATCAGATCGTTGAATTCAGTTTGAAGCTGGACAGCAATCCCGGGTTTACCTCAAGCGTGCTGGTAGCATATGCCCGAGCCGCCCATCGCTTAAATAAAGACGGGCAACACGGAGCGAAAACGGTGTATGATGTCGCACCAGGTTACATTTCACCGAAGACGCCGGAAGAATTACGCAAGGACTATTTATAAAACACTTAACACTTAAAAAGCCACTGACGATCAGTGGCTTTTTATTTGAGCACGTTCGTTCAACCAAAATGAACGATTTTGTTTAGAAAAAAGACCGTGGATTTTAGCTGCCGGGAAAGTCAACATTCGTTTCATCGGCTTTATCTATTTATATAAAGAATACCCTATCGATTTTGTTAGCAAAGTAGTGGACTCAATATGCGTGTGTCTCGAAATCTTTTAATAGTCTTTTTCCAAACACTCCAGCATACAATAAAAATGTTGCTTGTTTGCATTTGCAAAACGGCGGGAAACAACAAGGTAAAAGCGAAGCCAATTGTTTAGTCATTGGTTTACATTTGTATTTTTAAAAAGGAGGATGTTTCATTGGGGATTATTAATTTGGATGTGGCGAAAGACTTGATTGCTGGAGCAGAGGAAGAGGCTAAGAAGATCGGAGTACAAATGGTAATTACGGTGCTAGACGAGGACGGAAATCTGGTGGCAACCCATCGCATGGATGACGCTTGGCTTGCAAGTATAGACATTGCCCACAATAAAGCATGGACATCCGTTGCATTGAAGATGCCTAGCGGGGATTTGGCTGAGGCGACCGTTCCAAATGCTGAACTTTACGGGATTAATACAACTAACAATGGCCGGATTGTCGTGTTTGGTGGTGGTTTTCCTTTGGTGAAGGATGACAAAGTAGTTGGTGCTGTCGGTGTTAGTGGAAGTTCGGTGGCAAATGATGTCCAAGTTTCTGAGGCAGCAGTTAAAGTGTTTAACGAAAAATTTAACGCTTAGCATATAACCTTAGAACGCTAATATCAATGAGATTCAGTCAAACATCAACTGCAATCTGGAACCGGTAATCAAAACATTCATTTAAAAGGGATCCCGCTGTAAAATGGTGGGATCCTTTTGTATGTTATCCGAATAATAACATACGATTACATTCAACTAAGTAATATATGTTCTAATTATTAAAAATCCCTGGTGAACCAATTTTTTGCTCTGTTTTAAGGGTGTTATAGTAGAAAGATAGTAATTGATAGAAACCATTGACACGATCTGTGGTTTGGTATAGCTTGTAAATAACAACATGTAAACGGTGCATTTAACAAGGAGCTGAATATAGATGAAAATAAGCAAAGTAGATGTGTTTCAAATAGAATTACCACTAAAAGAGCCATTCATTATTTCATATACGTCCTTCGATGTGATGCCGGCAATCATTATTCGGATTGAAACGGATGAAGGGATTGTTGGTTTTGGGGAGAGTGTACCCGATGAACATGTCACAGGGGAATCAGTACATAGCGTTTTTGCGGCATTAAAGCATCAGTTGGTCCCCGCCCTGTTAGGAAAAGATCCTGGAAATATTCAGGACATCCATGCAATGATGGATCGGGAATTGGTACGTAATGGGGCTGCAAAAGCTGCGGTTGATATTGCCTGCTACGATATTTTAGGAAAATACAGCAACCTGCCAGTTTATACATTGCTTGGTGGCAGAAAAGAACAACAACCAGTCATCCCAAAAGTATTAAGTATTCTGGAACCAGAAGTACTTGCTGAACAAGCGAAGGCTGCGGTTGCAGAAGGTTATCAAGAAATTAAGATGAAACTCGGAATTGACCATACTAAAGATATTGCGCGAGTACAGGCTGTTCGTCAAGCTGTTGGGGACCGGGTGAAAATTCGTGTTGATGTCAATCAGGGCTGGCAAAGTGTACAGGTTGCCAAGGAGATGATCCGGCAACTGGAACCATTTCATGTTTCTTGGGTGGAACAACCGATTGCCCAGGAAAGCTTGTCCATGTTCAAGGAATTAAAGGAGGCAAGTTCCATTCCATTAATGGCTGATGAAAGTTTAGTAACCTCACAGGATTTGCGCACCCTTGTCGAACATCGGGCGGTGGATTATATCAATATTAAGCTGATGAAAAGTGGCGGCATTTATCCATCATACAAGCTTGCTACACAGGCAGACTTGTTTGGTATTAAGTGTCAAATCGGATCCATGGTTGAGTCCAGCATTGGATCAGCGGCAGGATTCCACGTTGCCTTATCTAAGCAAAATATTGTCTCAACCGAACTGTCCGGCCCAACTAAATTTTCAACCGATGTCGGTAATCTAGGCTATACCTTGCCACACGTGAATATAACTGATCAGCCAGGCCTGGGCATCACGGTGGACATGAACGCATTACAACAACTAGCCGTAAAACACAAAGAACTTAGCTAAAAGCTGGATACAAGTTATTTCGGCGAACTAGCTGGAGGCGCTGATAAAAGTGGTAAAATCGCCGATAAAGGAGCTGAAACCGCTGATAAAAGAGCTAAAACCGCTGATAAAAGCAGGAAAATCGCTGATAGAGGTTTTCCCACAATCAAGAACATCATTTGTTAATGGGATAGATACCAGTCAACCCTAACATATGAAAGAATGACTAACTAACCGGCTCTGGAAATGTTGATTGGAGGCAACACGATGCAAAAACAAGAATTACAGGCATTATGGCAACATTTGCATGAAAACGCAGAAGTAAGTTTAAAAGAAGTAAACACATCCAATTATTTGATGAACCACTTTAAAAATGCTGGATTTCAACCAGTTGCATTTCAGTTTATTCCCGGTTTCTATGTGGAAGTTGGCAACGGGCAGCCAAAAATAGGCTTGCGCGCCGATATGGATGCACTTCTGCAAGAAGTCAATGGCAAGTTACAAGCGAATCATTCATGTGGTCACGACGCGCATATGACGATTGTGACTGGTGTTATGCATCGGTTAAAGGGTATGGAGGATCAGCTGAAAGGAACGGTACGGGCAATTTTTCAGCCAGCTGAGGAACAGGGAAATGGTGCGGTTCGGGTCGTCAATGAGGGTGTTGTGGATGATTTGGATTATTTATTTGGTGTCCATGTGCGCCCCTATAGTGAGATCGATTTTCCGGATTGCGCGCCAGGTATTCAACACGGCGCGTGTCTATTTGTCAAAGGGAAGATTAAAGGTGTGGATCACCATGGAGCACGTCCACACGAAGGGGTCAATGCCGTAGAAGTGGGAACAGCAATCGTGCAACAGCTGCAACATATTCATACCGCTCCACAAATACCGGCGACAATTAAAATGACCAATTTTCATGCAGGCAATGATAATTTAAACATTATTCCGGGGGAAGCAACATTCGGCCTTGATGTACGTGCCCAAACCAATGATGTAATGGATAAAATGAAAGAAAAAATTCAAACCATCTGCAGTCATCTGTCATCCATTTATGATGTGTCAATTGAGATTTCGCTGGATGATGATGTTCCGGCAGCGATTATTAATCAAGAGGCAGAAGACATCATGCATCACGCGATTGTGGAAAGTTTAGGAAAACAACACACCCAACCAACGATTATTACACCAGGTTCAGATGATTTTCACTATTATACGTTAATGCGGCCGAACATCAAGGCGACCATGTTGGCACTTGGAGCAGACGTCACCCCGGGTCTTCACCACCCACAAATGACCTTTAATAAAGAAGCGATCGAAAACGGAATTAATATTTTGGTCGAAGCTTGCATAGAAGCATAGGGACGGTTTCTAAGTCTGTCCCTCTTTTTTATGAAGAGGAAAACAGCGGAACAACCGGATTAAATTACATTACCGAAAAAATGAATCGCCGTAAAAAGTGCAGAAACCGCCGATAAAAATAGATAAATCGCCGTAAAAATAGTGAAAACCGCTGTAAAAACTGCCAAACCTGCCGTAAAATATTTCATCATTTCATGTAGCAGGGTAAGTTCGCAAAGTAAGAAGAGAAATTTGCTGATCGTTATTTTTCCAGTAGTCTATTAACCATCCTTATCCTACCTACAACCTTCGCATATTTTCTTCGGACAGGACATAGATATGAATTGGTATGATGATTGGATAACTTATATAAAACCTCGTCTCATCAACATAGCAAATTTTCCTAACCAATCGTACTTGCATTATAATCATGGACAACGAAAAAAAGGAGCTGAATGGATTGGGTTTGTCGATTGAACAAATTTTGACAAGCAAAGGCATTCAAATTGGGGAGGGACATGTAAACGTGTTAGAATCCCGCTGGCAGGCATTAGAGGAATTAAAGGGAAATTTGGAAAACGCCAAGATAGACGATGCAGACATTGCGGTGCGGAATATCCCAGGAGGTGATCACGTTGAGTAATTCGTTGATCACGAAATCAGTTGAAGAACTGGCACCACTACTTGAAACAAGGGTGATTTCCTCGGTTGAACTAACTAAAGCTGTATTGGATCATGCGGAGACAAAAAACAAGGAGATTAATGCTTACATTAGTTTTTCGCGAAAAGAAGCGGTAGAAGCTGCTGAAAAGGCGGACAAAGAAATACGGATTGGCCATTATCGTGGGATGTATCATGGAATTCCCATGGCCATTAAAGATAACTTGTACATTAAAAATGATGTTACAACGATAGGTTCGAAAATCCACCAAAACTTTGTCCCGGACTATGATGCGACTGTTGTAAAAAAGTTGAGAGAGGCCGGAGCGGTTTTGACTGGAAAATTGAACATGCATGAATATGCTTGGGGTGCGACCACCAACAACCCACATTTTGGACCAACCAGGAACCCGCGAAATTTACAGCATATTCCTGGAGGTTCAAGTGGTGGATCTGGTGCTGCAGTTGCTGCTGATATGAGCGCTGCTTCGTTAGGCACGGATACAGCCGGTTCCATTCGTATTCCTTCATCAGCTTGTGGTATTGTCGGCTTAAAACCCACATACGGACTGGTCAGTAAGTATGGTTGTTTTCCATTATCTTGGTCACTTGATCATATCGGACCGATGACAAAAACGGTCAAAGATGCTGCGGGATTACTCGAAGTCATCGCCGGTTTTGATAAAAATGATTCGACTGTGTTAAATGTTCCTGTTGAAAATTATACCAAACAACTGACCGGTAATGTGAAAGATCTGGTTATCGGTGTAAATGAGGAATATTTTTTCCATCAGGTAGATGCAGAAATTGAAGCATTGGTTCGAAAAAATATTCAAAGGCTGGTTGATCAAGGGGCAAAAGTCGTCGAGATAAAAATACCCACCCTCCAATACAGTGAATGGGCAGAAATGATAACGGCTTTAACAGAGGCATCGACTGTTCATCATCGAAATCTAATAGAGCGTCCAGATGATTTTGGTGATGATGTCCGGCTGTTATTCGAACTTGGAGAAATACCGTCAGCAGTTGATTATCTTCAGGCACAGCAAGTAAGACGACAATTGAAACAAGATTTCCAAAAGGCTTTTGAAAAAGTCGATGTCCTCATTTTCCCAACGCTACCCATGTTACCGCCAAAAATTGGGGAGGATGATGCAGAAATTAATGGAAGAAGAGTAGACCTCATGGACAATATCGTGCGCTTTACCGGACCAGGGAACCTAACTGGGCTGCCTGCGCTCTCCGTACCATGTGGCTATAAAAGTGAATTACCAGTCGGCCTGCAAATTATGGGACCGGCATTCAAAGAAGGGCTTGTATTAAATGTTGGTTATGCTTTGGAGCAGGGATAGAAGAAAGGGAAATGGATCCGACGCAGCAGAATTTCTCAAAATACTGGTTAAATATATCGAATCACCTTATCTATTGGTCCTTTAACAGGAATGTCGATCCATGTTTACAGCACAATTTGCAGTCCCAACTGTTGGTTGTGCTGTATTTTAATGCTTGGATTTGTGATGGGGGTTGTTGAAAAATGATGTAAAATGAAATAAAAATTCAATTTATATAATATTTTTGTTTGATATTGAAATTTAATTTCACATGTTGTAAAATAATTATGAAAGGGTTTTCAAATGTAATATTTAGCAGTAAAAAATGCTATGAGTAAAGGGGGGGGATTTATTGCTTGGATTTTCCGTTTTTCTTACTGAAGATTGGTCACCGGAAAAGGAAGATTATGTAAAACGCATGGTCGATATCGGGTTTGAAGGAGTTTTTACATCACTGCACATCCCTGAAGATGACGTCTCCAGATACAAGGAGCGCTTGAATTCTCTGTTGGAGATAGTCAAGGCAAGGAAGCTGAAGCTGATGATCGATATTTCAGGTGATGCATTAGAGCAGATTGGACTTTCCTTAAACAAT is a window of Lentibacillus daqui DNA encoding:
- a CDS encoding diaminopimelate dehydrogenase, with product MGEKINVGIVGYGNLGKGAEMAIGQQPDMELVAIFTRRDPQTLKVNDPNVKVLHIDDAKEYQEQIDVMILCGGSATDLPEQVPAFAKMFNTVDSFDTHAKIPEYFASVDKVAQASGTTSIISVGWDPGLFSINRVMSEAVLAQGKTYTFWGKGLSQGHSDAVRRIDGVKNGVQYTIPSEKVMEQVRNGENPEASNSDRHTRTCYIVPEEGADTARIEQEIKTMPNYFDEYETTVHFITEEELKRDHSAMPHGGFVIRSGQTGDGNNQIVEFSLKLDSNPGFTSSVLVAYARAAHRLNKDGQHGAKTVYDVAPGYISPKTPEELRKDYL
- a CDS encoding SulP family inorganic anion transporter, producing MIFKIMPGLKQLVHYHLSYLPNDLTAGMVVAFLLIPQSMAYAVIAGVPVVFGLFAAIFPVLIYALFGNSRYLSVGPVSIASLLAFTGIAALVKPHSSHFFTLIILLTLIVGVVQLMLSLIKFGSFFDYISPAVISGFTSAAAVIIAITQIPAIMGVSLASFQNIADYLLEITYHLHQVNIFTVILGFSSLWLLIILKTKFHTSLGPLIVIVASIIIVYFFHLEQRGVQIIGGIPRGLPSISLQLPTFDTFLSLLPIAFMIGFISFAESYSVAKTLAAKKNEQLNPNQELLGLGLANLTSSIVGAIPVAGAISRTAVNHQSGAKSNFSLFVAAAFVLITLLYLTPLFYFLPKATLAAVIIVAVTNLINVKDMRYYLKHAPFLAIIMLSTFLATLMIDIFVGLMIGIFLSLLYTFIKTKLLHVT
- a CDS encoding amidohydrolase: MQKQELQALWQHLHENAEVSLKEVNTSNYLMNHFKNAGFQPVAFQFIPGFYVEVGNGQPKIGLRADMDALLQEVNGKLQANHSCGHDAHMTIVTGVMHRLKGMEDQLKGTVRAIFQPAEEQGNGAVRVVNEGVVDDLDYLFGVHVRPYSEIDFPDCAPGIQHGACLFVKGKIKGVDHHGARPHEGVNAVEVGTAIVQQLQHIHTAPQIPATIKMTNFHAGNDNLNIIPGEATFGLDVRAQTNDVMDKMKEKIQTICSHLSSIYDVSIEISLDDDVPAAIINQEAEDIMHHAIVESLGKQHTQPTIITPGSDDFHYYTLMRPNIKATMLALGADVTPGLHHPQMTFNKEAIENGINILVEACIEA
- a CDS encoding mandelate racemase/muconate lactonizing enzyme family protein; translated protein: MKISKVDVFQIELPLKEPFIISYTSFDVMPAIIIRIETDEGIVGFGESVPDEHVTGESVHSVFAALKHQLVPALLGKDPGNIQDIHAMMDRELVRNGAAKAAVDIACYDILGKYSNLPVYTLLGGRKEQQPVIPKVLSILEPEVLAEQAKAAVAEGYQEIKMKLGIDHTKDIARVQAVRQAVGDRVKIRVDVNQGWQSVQVAKEMIRQLEPFHVSWVEQPIAQESLSMFKELKEASSIPLMADESLVTSQDLRTLVEHRAVDYINIKLMKSGGIYPSYKLATQADLFGIKCQIGSMVESSIGSAAGFHVALSKQNIVSTELSGPTKFSTDVGNLGYTLPHVNITDQPGLGITVDMNALQQLAVKHKELS
- a CDS encoding GlcG/HbpS family heme-binding protein produces the protein MGIINLDVAKDLIAGAEEEAKKIGVQMVITVLDEDGNLVATHRMDDAWLASIDIAHNKAWTSVALKMPSGDLAEATVPNAELYGINTTNNGRIVVFGGGFPLVKDDKVVGAVGVSGSSVANDVQVSEAAVKVFNEKFNA
- a CDS encoding amidase, with the translated sequence MQTLRCGISQEVITLSNSLITKSVEELAPLLETRVISSVELTKAVLDHAETKNKEINAYISFSRKEAVEAAEKADKEIRIGHYRGMYHGIPMAIKDNLYIKNDVTTIGSKIHQNFVPDYDATVVKKLREAGAVLTGKLNMHEYAWGATTNNPHFGPTRNPRNLQHIPGGSSGGSGAAVAADMSAASLGTDTAGSIRIPSSACGIVGLKPTYGLVSKYGCFPLSWSLDHIGPMTKTVKDAAGLLEVIAGFDKNDSTVLNVPVENYTKQLTGNVKDLVIGVNEEYFFHQVDAEIEALVRKNIQRLVDQGAKVVEIKIPTLQYSEWAEMITALTEASTVHHRNLIERPDDFGDDVRLLFELGEIPSAVDYLQAQQVRRQLKQDFQKAFEKVDVLIFPTLPMLPPKIGEDDAEINGRRVDLMDNIVRFTGPGNLTGLPALSVPCGYKSELPVGLQIMGPAFKEGLVLNVGYALEQG
- a CDS encoding plasmid pRiA4b ORF-3 family protein; protein product: MKAYQIKIELIGTDPSIWRRVIMPADATFKRLHDVIQTVTNFHGYHLYAFDLPQENISVTNDEEAYQEHKHFMNNRKEIELKMYENASPENMEFVDMQLENLKTVVRKPSGIKIDKYLEKYKELPYLYDYGDGWQFIITLEKILEDYKYGYPILIDGAETAPPEDVGGIPGYEDFIEAYRNETHPDHKDMKEWANEQFFREYDPEFINYMLKSIKYKKSK